The following are encoded in a window of Vigna unguiculata cultivar IT97K-499-35 chromosome 8, ASM411807v1, whole genome shotgun sequence genomic DNA:
- the LOC114193705 gene encoding transcription factor RAX2-like — protein sequence MGRAPCCDKANVKRGPWSPEEDATLKAYVESHGTGGNWIALPKKAGLRRCGKSCRLRWLNYLRPDIKHGGFTEEEDNIICNLYGQMGSRWSAIASKLPGRTDNDVKNYWNTKLKKKIMVAGKVSLKTLTENDTLLSTSTPLPTNQKNSPFNASLNQLPLVLPILETNDSNAFTINQKNIISFDQTKHHGLMHGISQIGASSRFKNNTNESNSNSHMVSLSQEGSSSISDSSSIAVNYNKCVVSQPQQQEQHQQQHVIDESMEMLMDFGFGFPYDFSNCHYERVGETFAPEWVDFSYADIKPH from the exons ATGGGAAGAGCCCCTTGCTGTGACAAAGCCAATGTCAAAAGAGGACCATGGTCCCCTGAAGAAGATGCAACACTCAAAGCCTATGTGGAGTCTCATGGAACTGGTGGAAATTGGATTGCATTGCCCAAAAAAGCTg GCCTTAGACGGTGTGGGAAGAGTTGCCGTCTACGGTGGCTGAATTATCTGAGACCAGACATCAAACATGGAGGCTTCACTGAAGAAGAAGACAACATCATTTGCAATCTCTATGGCCAGATGGGAAGCAG ATGGTCTGCCATAGCCTCTAAGCTTCCTGGCAGAACCGACAATGATGTGAAAAACTACTGGAACACGAAActgaagaagaagataatggtGGCAGGAAAAGTTAGTCTCAAAACATTGACTGAAAATGACACTCTTCTTTCAACTTCAACCCCATTACCAACCAACCAAAAAAATTCACCTTTCAATGCTTCACTAAATCAGCTACCCTTGGTGCTACCGATCTTAGAAACAAATGATAGCAATGCATTCACCATTAATCAAAAAAACATCATTAGTTTTGACCAAACAAAGCATCATGGGTTGATGCATGGTATCTCACAAATTGGTGCAAGTTCAAGGTTCAAAAACAACACCAATGAAAGTAACAGTAACAGTCACATGGTTTCACTGTCTCAAGAAGGTTCAAGCAGCATTTCGGATTCATCTTCAATTGCAGTGAATTACAACAAGTGTGTTGTGTCACAGCCTCAACAACAagaacaacatcaacaacaacatgTTATTGATGAATCTATGGAAATGTTGATGGATTTTGGCTTTGGATTTCCCTATGATTTTTCTAACTGCCATTATGAGAGAGTTGGTGAAACTTTTGCTCCAGAGTGGGTTGATTTTAGCTATGCTGACATTAAGCCACATTGA